One segment of Paenibacillus rhizovicinus DNA contains the following:
- a CDS encoding ATP-binding cassette domain-containing protein, with protein MIEVKGIRKKYGRKQVLKDVSFTAEKGQITCLIGINGVGKSTVLKAIMGLTPVAGGSILINGQSISSKTYEHITFIPDTISMPPGMTVAACMTFMKDYYVSWNPQRANEMKEFFKLNETDKVGELSKGNAAKLNLLLGLALDVDYILMDEPFSGIDMFSREQIASVFTSHLIEDRGVIVTTHEINDIEHLIDKVVLLDNGIVRREFETETVRLEEGKSVMDVMREVYNG; from the coding sequence ATGATCGAAGTTAAAGGGATCCGCAAGAAATACGGCCGCAAGCAAGTGTTGAAGGATGTATCCTTCACGGCGGAGAAAGGCCAGATCACCTGCCTGATCGGTATCAACGGCGTCGGCAAATCGACGGTGCTCAAAGCGATCATGGGGCTTACGCCGGTCGCCGGAGGCTCTATTCTCATCAACGGTCAGTCGATTTCGAGCAAGACGTACGAGCATATCACGTTCATACCCGACACGATTTCCATGCCGCCGGGCATGACCGTGGCAGCCTGCATGACGTTCATGAAGGACTACTACGTCAGCTGGAATCCGCAGCGGGCTAACGAAATGAAGGAGTTCTTCAAGCTTAACGAAACGGACAAAGTAGGCGAGCTGTCCAAGGGGAACGCCGCCAAGCTGAATTTGCTTCTTGGCCTTGCGCTCGACGTCGACTATATCCTGATGGACGAGCCGTTCTCCGGCATCGACATGTTCAGCCGGGAACAAATCGCGTCCGTGTTCACGAGCCATTTGATCGAAGACCGCGGCGTAATCGTCACGACGCATGAGATTAACGATATCGAGCATCTCATCGATAAGGTCGTCCTTCTCGACAACGGCATCGTCCGGAGGGAATTCGAAACGGAAACCGTAAGGCTGGAGGAAGGAAAGTCTGTCATGGATGTGATGAGAGAGGTGTATAACGGATGA
- a CDS encoding GntR family transcriptional regulator — MEVKFNNRDPVYLQVVRHFKEEIATGHLAKGQIIPSRRELAATLQINPNTAQKAYKEMEEQGLIVTEGNSPSRITSDERVLQSIRGELIADAVDAFVASIHNIHVPVDELLAIVKHRIEDSYAKQAGRDENDDRS, encoded by the coding sequence TTGGAAGTGAAGTTCAACAATCGAGATCCCGTCTATTTGCAGGTCGTCCGCCATTTCAAGGAAGAGATCGCGACCGGGCATCTGGCGAAAGGACAAATCATTCCTTCGCGCAGAGAGCTGGCGGCAACGCTGCAGATTAACCCCAATACGGCGCAGAAGGCTTATAAAGAAATGGAGGAACAAGGATTGATCGTAACAGAGGGAAATTCCCCAAGCCGGATTACGTCGGACGAGCGGGTGCTGCAATCCATTCGCGGCGAACTGATCGCGGATGCGGTCGATGCATTCGTCGCTAGCATTCATAACATTCATGTTCCGGTCGATGAGCTGCTTGCCATCGTGAAGCATCGGATCGAGGACAGCTACGCCAAGCAAGCGGGGAGGGACGAGAACGATGATCGAAGTTAA